In Deefgea piscis, the DNA window CAGCAGGAGCTACAGACACTACTGGAGCGCTAGCGATTTGTGCAGGAGCCGCTTGTTCCGCTGCGCTTGTCTTCATCACTTCAACTTCAGTTACTGGTGTTTCAGCCGCAATTGCAGTGCTTTCAACAACTGTTGTTTCAGCATCAGTACGGTCGCGACGATCACGACGACCACGGCGGCGACGGCTACGTGTTTCTGCGTTGCTGTCAGTTGACGCTGTTGCCGCGTTTTCTGGCGCTGTGGTGACTGCAGCCAAATCGGCCTTGAGTGTTTCACTGCGTTGCTCATTGCGCGGCGTACGTTCTGCACGAGGTTGGCGTTCCGGACGTGGCTGACGTTCAGGGCGCTCGGCGCGCTCAGGGCGTTCCGCTTTTTCGGGGCGGTTTTGATTGTCACGTTTTTGCAAATCTTCTTCAATGCGCGGCTTATTGCTTGGGCGCGCATTACGATCGGTACGATCACGAGTTGCATCACGCGTTTCACCGCGCTGACTATCTGGACGTGGTTCGTTGCGATTGCGGCGTTGATCGTTGCGGCCGCGTTGTGGACGCGGTGCTGGCTTAACTTCCTCAGCTTTAACGACTTCTGGCGTAGCACTAAACCATGAAACAATTTTTTGCCATAACGAGATTTGTACTGTCGGCGCAGGTTGGCGAGTTGGGCGTTCCGAGGTCGCAGGGGCAGGTTGTGACGGTGTGATGCCTTTTACAGCCGCTTCTTGACGCTTGGCTTGTTCTTCCTTGGCTTTAGCTGGCTGATAGCCTTCATCCGTCGGTTGTTCAACCATGCGATAAGAAGGCAGGATGTCTTCAAGTTGGTTAACATCATCGTGGCGTAAACGCGTGATGCTGTAGTTTGGGGTTTCTAGGTGCGTATTTGGAATCAAAATCACGCCGACTTTGAGGCGATCTTCAACTGCAAACAATTCCGCACGTTTTTCATTGAGCAAGAATGTGGCGACATCAACTGGCACTTGGGCGTGGATTGCGCCGGTGTTTTCTTTCATTGCTTCTTCTTGAATGATGCGCAAGATGTGCAATGCCGATGATTCAATGCCGCGAATGAAACCGGTGCCGTGGCAGCGTGGGCACGCCATGTGGCTGGTTTCTTCTAAGCTTGGTTGCAGGCGTTGACGTGATAATTCAAGTAGACCGAAGCGGCTGATTTTGCCAGTCTGTACGCGAGCACGGTCGTGGTGTAATGCTTCACGGACACGGTTTTCAACTTCGCGTTGGTTTTTCGGGTTTTCCATGTCGATAAAGTCGATCACGATCAAACCACCTACGTCGCGCAAACGCATTTGACGGGCGATTTCATCGGCCGCTTCAAGGTTGGTACGCACGGCTGTTTCTTCGATGTCACCACCGCGAGTAGCTTTAGCCGAGTTGACGTCGATTGACCATAACGCTTCGGTGCGATCGAGTACGATGGCGCCGCCGGATGGCAAGCTCACTTCACGTGAATAAGCGGTTTCAATTTGATGTTCGATTTGAAAGCGTGAAAACAGTGGCACATCATCTTGATAGAATTTTACTTTGTGCGCGCTGCCTGGCATCACGTGCGCCATAAACTGCTGGGCTTGCTCGTAGATGTCACGTTTGTCGATGAGTAATTCACCGATATCCGGTTGGAAGTAATCGCGGATGGCGCGAATCACCAGGCTAGATTCTTGATAGATCAAGAATGCGCCGGTTTGTTTGGTTGCTGCGTCTTCGATAGCGCGCCACAGTTGTAGCAAATAAGATAAATCCCACTGCAATTCTTCGGCGTTGCGGCCAATAGCGGCAGTACGTGCAATGAGGCTGGTGCCCACTGGCGTATCTAGTTGATCCATTGCTGCGCGCAATTCATTGCGCTCTTCGCCTTCGATACGGCGAGAAACACCGCCGCCACGTGGGTTATTTGGCATCAAAACTAAATAACGACCGGCCAAGCTGATGTAGGTAGTGAGGGCTGCGCCTTTATTGCCGCGTTCGTCTTTTTCTACTTGAACGATGACTTCTTGGCCTTCAGAAAGATTGCCAGCTACGCGGCCACGGCCACCTTCGCCGTCACCCATGTATGAGCGAGCAATTTCTTTAAATGGCAAAAAGCCGTGGCGGTCGCAACCGTAGTCAACGAAGCAGGCTTCAAGCGATGGCTCGATGCGAGTGATGACGCCTTTGTAGATATTGGATTTACGTTGTTCTTTACCAACGGTTTCGATGTCGAGGTCGATCAGTTTTTGACCGTCGACAATCGCAACACGTAGCTCTTCAGCTTGTGTTGCGTTAAATAGCATGCGCTTCATGTAAGGCTCCGGCGCACACTGCTCAGATTGAGTGCAAATCAACAGGGTGATGAAGACGTCAATTCGGCGCAATAGCAGCCATGCTATCTGGTGCAGACATAAATTAAATCTGCGGGAGCTAACAAAATGGCTAGATGTTGCGGCTTAGGAACTGGGTATCGTTCTCCACAATAATCATTATGAGGTCTGTCTAGCTATACCCTAAGTTTCTTTGTTTTAGACAACTTAGTGTGAATCAATCCGGTCAGTGCACTAATGTAATAAATCAATTACCATCGCTGCTTGATGCTACGGTGAGCGTTATAACCGTTCTCCGACTCTGATAACCGGCGTCACCTCTCTGGCATGACGAGCCCCGCGCATCAGCTCCAAATATGGAGTTGGCAGATAAAGTATTTTTATCTACGGCGGGAAAGAATTCGTCAGCTGATAAGGCTGAGCTTGCGGTCAAAGAGCGGAATTTGTAATTAGATCGGTGGTGCGCTTTGGTAAAGCCTCACCACGGGCAATTTAGCAGTATTTTTTTATTCATACCTAAATTGCGTTGCCACCCCAGTCTTTAAGTATTTAACTTAAAGCGGCCACAACTTGCTGCAAATTGCAGCGCGTCACAGAGTATATGTCAATATGTCCGAGACTAGCAAAGCGTCTGTCACTTTCGTGACGATCGAAGCAGAAGATGCCGGTCAACGGCTCGATAATTTTTTATTAAAAATGTTGAAAGGGGTACCTAAAAGCCATATTTACCGCATTGTTCGCTCGGGTGAAATTCGAGTGAATAAGGGGCGGGTCGATGTGACCTATCGCATTGCTGCCAATGATGTGATTCGTATTCCACCGGTACGTGTTGCCGAAAAAGCGGCGGTACCAGCTACTGTTTCTGGTGCTGCACAGGCGGTACAAATTCCAGTTGTTTTTGAAGACGATGCCTTGATTGTTTTAAATAAACCGTCAGGAATGGCTGTGCATGGTGGTTCTGGAATTAGCTTTGGCGTCATTGAGCTTTTGCGTGCGCAAAGGCCGCAAGCCAAATTCTTAGAATTGGTGCATCGTTTGGATCGAGATACCTCCGGTTTATTGTTGGTGGCTAAAAAGCGCAGTGCATTAGTTAAAATGCATGAAGTGTTGCGTGAAAACCACCGTATTGATAAGCGTTACTTGGCTTTGGTTGAGGGTGTTTGGCCCAATGAACGTAGTCATGTGAAATTTAAACTGCTCAAGTATGAAACACCAGAAGGTGAGCGGCGAGTTAAAGTGCATAGCGATGGTTTAACGTCTCAGACCACAGTAAACCGTAAGCAAGTGTGGCCAGATCAAGCGAGTTTGCTTGAATGTGAACTTAAAACGGGTCGAACCCATCAAATTCGGGTGCATTTATCAGCCAGTGGGCATGCGATTTTAGGTGACGATAAATACGGCGATGCTTCCGTGAATAAAACAGTGGCTCGACATGGTTTAAAACGGATGTTTTTACATGCTTGGCGTTTAAGTTTGGATCACCCACTAACGGGCGAGCGGATGGTGCTTGAAGCGCCTTTGCCCGTAGAGTTGCAATCTTATTTAGATACATTGAATTCTCAAGGAAAATAATGAGCCGACAATTTGATTTATTGGTGTTCGATTGGGACGGCACCTTGATGGATAGTACTGGCATGATTGCACGCTCGATTCAGCGTGCATTTCGCGATGTTGGTTTAACTGAACCAAGTGATAAGGATGCACGCTTTGTCATTGGTTATGGTTTACATGAAGCGATGCAATACTTGGGACCAGAATTAAACGCGGAGCAGATCCAACGCATTGTCGATGCCTACCGTGGTCATTTTTTATCTCAAGACCATGAGTTGCAGCTTTACTCTGGCGTTGAAGAAGGCTTGTTACGTTTACAAGCGGCAGGTTTTCGCATGGCAGTGGCCACAGGAAAGTCACGCGCAGGTTTAGATCGCGTGTTGGCAGCAACGGGATTGTCGCCATTTTTTGAAGTGAGCCGCACTGCGGATGAAGCTTTTTCTAAGCCACATCCTGCAATGTTGGAATACATTCTTGAGGCATGTGATATCGAAGGGCATCGCACTTTAATGATTGGCGATACAACCCACGATCTGCAGCTGGCAATCAATGCCGGCACGGCGAGTGTGGCATTAAGCTATGGTGCGCATCCATTACATGATTTATTACCGTTAAAGCCTTTAGCCCATTTTGATGATTTTAGTCGATTGACGGATTGGATTTTGGCGCATGGCTAAACGCAAGATTTGCGTTTCTACGGATGTGGTTGAGTGTGGCTTGGCGTTTCGTTTTGTTTTGATGCAGCAAGGGCGAGAACGTCAAGCCATATTGATTCGTTTTCAGGGGATGGTGTATGGCTATCTCAATGAATGTGCGCATATACCAATTGAACTCGATTACAATCTTGGTGATGTATTTGACTTAAGTAGACAGTATTTAGTGTGCTCTACCCACGGTGCTTATTACGACCCCCGCAATGGTCTATGTTTAGGTGGCCCATGTTCGGGGCAACGATTGCAATCGATTGCGGTATTTGAACAAAATGAAGCCATCTGGCTGACTGAGGAAGGAATTAGTAATGAATGAAGCGCAAGAGCGTAGTGTTTTGCAAGAGGTGCTCGGCGCCTCAATTAAAGAGCAGCGCCGTGCGCGTCGTTGGGGGATTTTCTTTAAGTTACTGACCTTTAGTTATTTATTCCTCATCTTGGCATTGTTGATGGGCTGGCTGGGTAAAGATGCTGATAAAGCCACCATGAAAGCACATACCGCGGTCGTGGATCTGCAAGGAACAATTGCTGCTGGTGGCGAGGTGACGAGTGCTTTGATTACTGAAGGGTTACGCGCTGCGTTTGAAGACAAAAATACCAAAGCGGTGATTTTGCGTGCCAATAGCCCGGGTGGTAGTCCAGTTCAAGCGGGCATGATGCACGATGAAATTCAGCGACTCAAAAAACTGCATCCACAAATCCCCTTTTATGTGGTGATTGAAGATATCTGCGCTTCGGGTTGTTATTACGCCGCAGTAACAGGCCAACAAATTTATGCGGATAAGGCATCGATTGTCGGTTCGATTGGCGTATTGATGGATGGTTTTGGCTTTACTGGTGCCATGGAAAAAGTCGGAATTGAGCGTCGCTTACTCACTGCTGGGGCAAACAAAGGCTTTTTAGATCCGTTTTCACCGCAAAGCGTTGAGCAAAAAGAGCGCGCTCTTGGCATGCTCGATGAAATCCATCAGCAATTTATTGGCGTTGTTAAAGCTGGGCGCGGTAAAAAATTGGCTGATAATCCGGACTTATTCTCAGGTCTCGTTTGGTCAGGTGAAACCGGTGTCAAACTTGGCTTAGTCGATGGTTTAGGTTCAGTAGAAAGTGTGGCGCGTGATATTGTTAAAGTCGATAACATCGTCGACTTTACGCCGCAACCGACTTATGCCGATCGCCTTGCGCGTCAATTGGGGGTTGCTGCTGCAACGACCTTAAGCACCCATCTTGGTTTACAAATTAAATAAGTAGGCGTTATGGCACGCAAACAACGGCATGAAGAGCACGAAAATCATGAAAGATGGCTGGTTTCTTATGCTGACTTTATCACGCTGTTGTTTGCTTTTTTTGTGGTGATGTATGCCATTTCATCGGTGAACGAAGGCAAGTACAAAGTACTGTCTAATTCCTTGGTCGATGCATTCAAACCACAGCAAAATCCTCCAGCCGTGCAGCTAGACAATCAAGCCATCAAAGGTAGTCCACAACAAATTAAATTGGCACCTCAAACCAGTCCAAGCAATCCTAAACTCGAACAACAAACGCAAAAAATGAAAGGTATGGCCAATGACTTGCGTGAATCATTGGGGAGTTTGATTGATCAAGGTAAAGTGAAAGTCACTCAGTCAAAACGTGGGATTGCTGTGGAAATTAGTGATTCAATTTTATTTGATACCGGACGTGCAGACCTACAAGCCAGCTCAGAAGACGCTTTAAGTACCATTGCTGACTTGGTTAAAGGGAGTGACAACCTCATACAAGTAGAAGGTCATACCGATAATCAACCGATTCGAGCAGGGCAGTTTCCAAGTAATTGGGAGCTTTCGGCCGCTCGCGCGGCGAGTGTGGTGCGTCTATTTGAGCAAGCCGGGGTTGCGCCACAGCGAATGGCGGCAATTGGTTTTGGTGAGTTTCGGCCCATGGATACCAACGATGCTGCGCAAGGACGCGCTAAAAATCGGCGTGTGACTTTAAATATTTTAGCGGATAACAAAGATGAGGTTGCGATCTTGCCGAGCAATCCTTAATTTATCTTTTGTGTTTCGCTGATGCCGATCGGCAATGATCTTGTTATCTCTTTGACTCGATTGTAGCGTGCTAGCGCACTGATTCATGGCTAAACACGCTTTAGTTCCTCTGTAATTTCTCTCTTGCTGCTGAGTTTTTTCACCACTAAAACGGGCATAAGGCATCGTCGTGGTGAGGATCAATCTAAATTTAGCGATAGCATTTATTCAAGCGATTTAGTGCATTCAAAAGCACTGTTGCCAGCGTTTCAAATCACCATGTTAAATCAAAACCTTTCTTCAGTATTTCTAAGTAATTAATTTTTTGCGTTGAATTGTGACAATTCTCGCAATTTTAAAATTAAGCAACTAATCTGATTGTAGACATATTGACGTAGGCTGCGTGCTAAGGAGTGAGCTTTGCAGGATTTTTCATCGGCGAGTAATGACCAGCTGCCGTTTTTTTTTCAGCAGCTTGAGGAGTTATTTTTATTCGATCTTGATCAAGCTTATGTGGCAAGTTGCGCCTTATTGGCACGTTGTAAGCAAATAGAGCCATCGCCCCTGCACTTAACAAAAATGCACTTACTGCATAGCAAAATGCTATGGGGAAAAGGGCAATATCATGCAGCTCTTTATGCCATAACACAAACATTAAAAATAATTCAAAGTCATTCATTGTTTGAATTAAAAGCAGAAGCCTATCTGTGGCGTGGCCAATGCAATCTTAATTTGAAGCGGCATGTTATTGCTGTTGAAGATTTTACCTATGCCGTAGAGTTAGCATTAGAGTATTCACAGATTAGTATTGCGATTGAATCGTATGTCAATATAAGTCAAATATACTATTTTGCAGAGCAATATGACGCTTCAAAAGAAATTTTAATTATTGGTTATCGTCTCGCTGTTTTATTAAATGATCATAAACAAATAACAAAAAGTGGTATTTTTTTATCTAATTATTTAATTGAATCTGGCGATCATGCTAGTGCACTTTATATCCTTAATCAAATAGAATCAAGCTCACTCCAGTATGGTGATATGACCTGGGTGGTTGAGGCCGGCATTAATATTGCTACAGCATATGCCGGAATAAATGAAAGTGAATTGGCTGAAGTGTATTTCGAGTCAATGCTAGCTATTTCAAATTTTAATCATGCATTATGGGCGAAATCATTAACCTTGTTGAAATATGGTGAGTTTCTTATTCAGCAAAATCGATTTGAAGAGGCTATTGATTGTTTGGAGGTTTCTGTTGAAGGGATTAGTCAATTTGATTATGGTAATGTAAGGCAGAAAAGTGCGAAGTTATTACTTTGTGCATATAAGCATATTGGTGATTTTGAATCGGCCTTGTTTGAAATAAAAAAATATAAGCAATTTTCAGAGTCATTATTATCTGATCATTTGTTGCATGGCTTGAAGGGTAATGCATTAAATTTATCAAGACTAGATAGATCAAGAAAAAAAATAATTACAACCAGGAAAAATTTTGAGCATATGCTTGATTTGATTTCACCTGGAGAGTCTAGGGTTCGGTATCAGCAATTTAAACTAAAATGTTCCAGTGCTTCAAATTCAGTTGAAGTCATTCATGTTCAGTTACTCGGTTTGTTGTATGTAACTGGCTTATATCTGCAAAAAATGAATGCTCTATTAAGAGAGTTTTGTCTTGCTGAGTCAACTTGGACCAAGCTACCCAATTTTGCATATTTAATTATCCCCGATCAAGCCTATATTAATTCTGCGCTGGCATTACATCAATTAGAAAAGGTGATCAATGGATTTCCGTGGCGTTGGCATGGATTAAATCCACCAGAAGTTAAAATACAATTGATTCCACTTCAATCAGCAATGGAATTGCTTTTGCCTTTGGAAGAGGGAGGTCAAAAAAATGAATTGCTTATCTAATAAAGCAGATGAATTAGCCTTCTCTCAGGCCATTGAAACGTATTTTTTTGATGTAGATAAAGCCTACTGGGATGCTGGATCGGATAGTCGTGATTTATGTGAAAATTTAGTACAACGCTGTAAGAATGAAAACCATCCTTGGCTTGGTTATGCGTATGTTCTTTATGGTCGAATTTTATTAGCATTTGATGAAAATACTAAAGCATTATCGATACTGCAAAAAGGGAAGAAATTAATTGAAAAAAATAAAGATATCGAGCACCTCCCTTTTTCTATGCTGTGGCTCGGGGTGGCTTTAGAAAGAAATTGTAAATATACATATGCTATTGAAGTTTGGGTTAAAACAATTGACTTAGCGCTGGAATTGACTCAACTCGAGTATGGTGTTGAAGCATATTTAAATGCATCAATGGTTTATTATCATTTAGGTCAAAATGAAAATGCAGATGTTTTGATGCGTAATGGCTTGAAGTTGGCTGAGTCAATTCATAGTAATAAATTAATCGCAAAAAGTGGTATTTTTTTGATGGAAGGTTTGTTATTGGCTGAGCGCTATGATGCGGCTTTAGTTTTACTTGCTAGAATTGAACCTTATGCATTAGCACATGGTGATATGACATGGTTGGTGCAAATTTGTAATGGATATGCAATTTCATATTGGAATAATAGTAATCATGAATTAGGTATTTTTTATTTTGAAGTCGCTGTGGCTATAGCAAATCATTATAAGATGACCTGGGGGTATTGTATCTCCGTTATTAATTATGGCGAATGTTTGCAAGGCATAAATAAATTAGCAGATATTTTTCCTTTGCTGCTGAATTCGAAAAAAATATTAAAAGAAATTAATCATAATGATTTAGATGCTAGGTTGAATTATTTGCTTTATCAGGCATATCGTGAGAGTGGAGATTATCTATCAGCTTTAAGTGTATTACGCGCTTATGAAAGACAAGCGATTCGTCATATTTCGAATGAAATTGGGGAGAAAGGCTTTAGGTTGAATTTAAATCGTTTGGATAAAGCGCGAGCTTTACTAGTTAGAACGCATATTAAGTTTGAAAAATTAGCGGGTTGGGTTGTTCCTGGTGTTTCATTACAGCACTTACGACAATTTCGCTTGCGATGTGAGTCTGCAGATTTTAGCGATCGAGTTATTGAGCTTACTTTTGATTTGCTGATTGACTCTGTTATTGAACAGCGTATTTCAATATTACTTAATGATTATTGTGCTTTGAGTGATTTGTGGATTTTTGTTCCACCTTGTCGTTATATTATTTATCCAAAAGAATCGAGTTTTATTTTAATGGATTTTGCACAGTCTTTAGCCATGGCGATAGAAAATTTACCATGGGATCGATATGGTAAGGATAGGGTTAAAGTTAAATTTAAACTACAGCTTGCAAATGAAACCATGCTTAGACAGGTTGATGTTTT includes these proteins:
- a CDS encoding tetratricopeptide repeat protein → MNCLSNKADELAFSQAIETYFFDVDKAYWDAGSDSRDLCENLVQRCKNENHPWLGYAYVLYGRILLAFDENTKALSILQKGKKLIEKNKDIEHLPFSMLWLGVALERNCKYTYAIEVWVKTIDLALELTQLEYGVEAYLNASMVYYHLGQNENADVLMRNGLKLAESIHSNKLIAKSGIFLMEGLLLAERYDAALVLLARIEPYALAHGDMTWLVQICNGYAISYWNNSNHELGIFYFEVAVAIANHYKMTWGYCISVINYGECLQGINKLADIFPLLLNSKKILKEINHNDLDARLNYLLYQAYRESGDYLSALSVLRAYERQAIRHISNEIGEKGFRLNLNRLDKARALLVRTHIKFEKLAGWVVPGVSLQHLRQFRLRCESADFSDRVIELTFDLLIDSVIEQRISILLNDYCALSDLWIFVPPCRYIIYPKESSFILMDFAQSLAMAIENLPWDRYGKDRVKVKFKLQLANETMLRQVDVLLKKELEYV
- a CDS encoding S49 family peptidase, encoding MNEAQERSVLQEVLGASIKEQRRARRWGIFFKLLTFSYLFLILALLMGWLGKDADKATMKAHTAVVDLQGTIAAGGEVTSALITEGLRAAFEDKNTKAVILRANSPGGSPVQAGMMHDEIQRLKKLHPQIPFYVVIEDICASGCYYAAVTGQQIYADKASIVGSIGVLMDGFGFTGAMEKVGIERRLLTAGANKGFLDPFSPQSVEQKERALGMLDEIHQQFIGVVKAGRGKKLADNPDLFSGLVWSGETGVKLGLVDGLGSVESVARDIVKVDNIVDFTPQPTYADRLARQLGVAAATTLSTHLGLQIK
- the motD gene encoding flagellar motor protein MotD — protein: MARKQRHEEHENHERWLVSYADFITLLFAFFVVMYAISSVNEGKYKVLSNSLVDAFKPQQNPPAVQLDNQAIKGSPQQIKLAPQTSPSNPKLEQQTQKMKGMANDLRESLGSLIDQGKVKVTQSKRGIAVEISDSILFDTGRADLQASSEDALSTIADLVKGSDNLIQVEGHTDNQPIRAGQFPSNWELSAARAASVVRLFEQAGVAPQRMAAIGFGEFRPMDTNDAAQGRAKNRRVTLNILADNKDEVAILPSNP
- a CDS encoding Rieske (2Fe-2S) protein, whose amino-acid sequence is MAKRKICVSTDVVECGLAFRFVLMQQGRERQAILIRFQGMVYGYLNECAHIPIELDYNLGDVFDLSRQYLVCSTHGAYYDPRNGLCLGGPCSGQRLQSIAVFEQNEAIWLTEEGISNE
- the rluC gene encoding 23S rRNA pseudouridine(955/2504/2580) synthase RluC, which gives rise to MSETSKASVTFVTIEAEDAGQRLDNFLLKMLKGVPKSHIYRIVRSGEIRVNKGRVDVTYRIAANDVIRIPPVRVAEKAAVPATVSGAAQAVQIPVVFEDDALIVLNKPSGMAVHGGSGISFGVIELLRAQRPQAKFLELVHRLDRDTSGLLLVAKKRSALVKMHEVLRENHRIDKRYLALVEGVWPNERSHVKFKLLKYETPEGERRVKVHSDGLTSQTTVNRKQVWPDQASLLECELKTGRTHQIRVHLSASGHAILGDDKYGDASVNKTVARHGLKRMFLHAWRLSLDHPLTGERMVLEAPLPVELQSYLDTLNSQGK
- a CDS encoding Rne/Rng family ribonuclease translates to MKRMLFNATQAEELRVAIVDGQKLIDLDIETVGKEQRKSNIYKGVITRIEPSLEACFVDYGCDRHGFLPFKEIARSYMGDGEGGRGRVAGNLSEGQEVIVQVEKDERGNKGAALTTYISLAGRYLVLMPNNPRGGGVSRRIEGEERNELRAAMDQLDTPVGTSLIARTAAIGRNAEELQWDLSYLLQLWRAIEDAATKQTGAFLIYQESSLVIRAIRDYFQPDIGELLIDKRDIYEQAQQFMAHVMPGSAHKVKFYQDDVPLFSRFQIEHQIETAYSREVSLPSGGAIVLDRTEALWSIDVNSAKATRGGDIEETAVRTNLEAADEIARQMRLRDVGGLIVIDFIDMENPKNQREVENRVREALHHDRARVQTGKISRFGLLELSRQRLQPSLEETSHMACPRCHGTGFIRGIESSALHILRIIQEEAMKENTGAIHAQVPVDVATFLLNEKRAELFAVEDRLKVGVILIPNTHLETPNYSITRLRHDDVNQLEDILPSYRMVEQPTDEGYQPAKAKEEQAKRQEAAVKGITPSQPAPATSERPTRQPAPTVQISLWQKIVSWFSATPEVVKAEEVKPAPRPQRGRNDQRRNRNEPRPDSQRGETRDATRDRTDRNARPSNKPRIEEDLQKRDNQNRPEKAERPERAERPERQPRPERQPRAERTPRNEQRSETLKADLAAVTTAPENAATASTDSNAETRSRRRRGRRDRRDRTDAETTVVESTAIAAETPVTEVEVMKTSAAEQAAPAQIASAPVVSVAPAAPAAPAAPAAPAAPAAPAAPAAPVAPVAPAAPAAPVAPVAPVAPAPAASPTIASTPQVAEEPVAAAPAMQPAAASESVTATPAVHKEVVASVTTSNVEAPAVETKAAPLEAASNLTQVATRQTTAPQPEVEINTTATRRRNAVAKPVIVNEAIELKMVETATTVVVATAIDVQPLKTVRRRRDVAAETQAKNISADGLSQIETHQD
- a CDS encoding HAD-IA family hydrolase, yielding MSRQFDLLVFDWDGTLMDSTGMIARSIQRAFRDVGLTEPSDKDARFVIGYGLHEAMQYLGPELNAEQIQRIVDAYRGHFLSQDHELQLYSGVEEGLLRLQAAGFRMAVATGKSRAGLDRVLAATGLSPFFEVSRTADEAFSKPHPAMLEYILEACDIEGHRTLMIGDTTHDLQLAINAGTASVALSYGAHPLHDLLPLKPLAHFDDFSRLTDWILAHG